A single region of the Candidatus Methanomethylicota archaeon genome encodes:
- a CDS encoding NTP transferase domain-containing protein: MNFTAIIMAGGKGERLKINIEKPLLTIGNKPIIKRIIDVLKEITLINKIVIAVSPHTPNTKTYLSSFNDILIIETEGIGYHEDLKKLIKGLGNGIFIIISADLPFLSSDIINFIINKYLEEKKPALTVMVPLSEFLKYGINATYIIKLSDSYFVPCGINIIDGAKIDEPYIDEAILIMNNHRLCFNINTFSDYLKALEYFKEFE; encoded by the coding sequence AATGGCTGGTGGAAAAGGGGAGCGTTTAAAAATTAATATAGAAAAGCCTTTATTAACAATAGGAAATAAACCAATTATTAAAAGAATTATAGATGTACTTAAAGAAATTACTTTAATAAATAAAATTGTAATAGCTGTCTCTCCTCATACTCCAAATACTAAAACTTACCTCTCTTCTTTTAATGATATTTTAATAATAGAAACAGAAGGAATTGGATATCATGAAGATCTTAAAAAATTAATTAAAGGTTTAGGTAATGGTATATTCATAATTATTTCAGCAGATCTCCCTTTTCTTTCTTCAGATATTATTAATTTTATTATCAATAAATATCTTGAAGAGAAAAAACCCGCTCTTACTGTTATGGTTCCATTGAGTGAATTTTTAAAATATGGCATTAATGCTACCTATATAATTAAATTAAGTGATTCTTATTTTGTTCCATGTGGTATCAATATAATTGATGGAGCTAAAATAGATGAACCATATATTGATGAAGCAATTTTAATTATGAATAATCATAGACTTTGTTTTAATATTAATACATTTTCAGATTATTTAAAAGCATTAGAATATTTTAAAGAATTTGAATAA